Within the Phaseolus vulgaris cultivar G19833 chromosome 9, P. vulgaris v2.0, whole genome shotgun sequence genome, the region TATTCCTAACATATATCAGTGCTATACATCATTAACCATAAGATCATCAACTTCCAGGTAAGAATTGGGATATTAAAGGCAAAATTAATATGACATACAAACCAACATGTTAAGCTGCcaaactaaaaatttatctaGTGTACTAAATATTCATAGATTCATACATGATAATATTGCTCTCATTACATATTCAAAATGTTAAGGAGAGAAACATAATTAAACTGAAGGGAAATATAATTTTGCTTTTTTGATGGATAGGAGCATAACTGTCCTGCGTGTTGTTCATCATTTCCCCCTGAAATTTAGAGAAGAAAATTTTTGTTGTCTCCTTAATTTAAGTGCTCATCACTAAGGTTATGTGTTCATCATTAAGTACAATTTAAAAGTAAGATTTAATTTCACTTACGTGCTCATCATCAAGGTTATGTTGTCTCCTTTAAGAAGGATCCTCCCtgatcaaaaaataaaattcttcaGAAAATGCACAAGTGGAAAAGATGAATAGAACAAAATTTGACAAAATGTAGCATACCTAAGGTCTTTCTGCTTTTCTTTTTGATGTTCACTTCTTCAGCATCATCAAGAACCAAATTCATGTATTCATCAAAACCCTGTTTGAAAATGAACAAAATCACATTATCCTTGATTATCATCTCAGATGATCAATATCTTAACAAGGGTATGCTGTCTACAACAACTACAACCATTCATCCCCATCTACACATTTTTTAGAAGCCAACGAATTTTAGAACACGCTGTTCTAGATATGAGCTCATAACCCCAGATTGCAATGGATTAAAATACACACATTTTACAGTACTGAATAAATACACTGTTGGGTAATATAGTGTATGACTAAAAaacttttgcatttttttagaGACCAACAGAACACCACCATTAAACTAAATTCCCCCAGAATCCAATACATTGATAGTCACAGCACACATATAAAGTCAAATACAAATCATAAGAAATATCATAACAAGATCCCGCGTAATGAAGACTTTTAATCTGATTAAAAAACAGGTTAGAGTgaacaaaacacaattttgatgAGCACCCATGTAAGAAACAAGCATAAAAACCAAGATTCACAATGATTCGGCCTTCAATCTTCAAATCCTTTTGCTCAAAAAGCCAAATCTGAATGCGTGCTTTCTGCGTAAATTAcaaaatagagaaagaaaatcAAGTGAGTAAAGGAACAGGGAAATTTTGGGCTAACCCGGAAGCAATGAGTGTGGGTGGAAACTTACGCTCTGAAGAAACCTAAAAATCAAGTTCtgggaaaagaaagaaagaaagaaggaaTGAAACTAGGTTAGAGTTTGAGGAAAATAAAAGGGAAAGAGAAAATAGTTTGTAGAATGAGGATGGTACAATGGGCTGAGTCATAACCCTCTGAACTTTGGTGCTCGCCATGGCTGCTAAAATCTACCAACAGATTGAAAGAAGATGGTTGAAGAAGTGAGAGCAAAAGATTAacaaaaagaagagagaaagacaaaaaaaagagAGGGAAAGAAAGAGATAGAAGCTTTGAAAAGGTGGTCTTGGTTTGGGTTGTCCCAGTGGAAGATCAAGtaagacaaaaataaaaatattaaatagaaaaactaaaactaaataaaaaaaaatacaatattattATGAGAGGGTCGAATTATACTTAGCGGTCTTGTGGTTAAATTTTTTTCGATtagattatttcttttaaaatctgCATTTAAACTAAAAATGTGATTAGACATAAATTATTCTATGTCTTATTTATATGCAATAAAATCGAGTTAGAtccttttattattaaattttataaaattggatACGAATATTCATGATAATACGAAGTTATAATTTAacgttaacaaaaaaaaattatataaattatttatgggGTAATATTGGATAAAAGTTATAATGatataatttagtttttcatttttgtaatGTTATATGACTGGAATTTTTTAGTtcctatgaaaaaaaaaatatgaatttttttactCGATATCGTTGATTACAATTAgtttaacattaaaaataaagtataatagttaaataaaaatattttaaattaatataattaaattatttctatatatacgtataatatatttatgcatttttttataaataagataatttgtatgatttttaaattaaaattttaatttttataaataagataataataataatgtatcaaaaaattatatatttatgttttaataataataataataataataacactaATAACAATAATGTATGTTTTGAAAACACTTTcgatataaaatatttcatattaatgcaataatatttaattaaatgaaaatttgtTGAGTGCTAGCATTTAAATTTTCcaaattgaaatatatttttattgagtGTGGTCGGGTTTGTTCTTAGAAAGAGTATACACTTATTTTATAATGAGCTAGAAATTTTTTTAagagtaaaaatatataaatgcgaaggagtataaatattttattatttaaaaataaagtttataaatagaaaaaataattatttaaatttaattttagaaaaattattatatctttagaaaaaaaattctctaaaaattgatgattttgtttattttaaatactgAAGTCTATCACAAAAATTCTCATGGAAAATAGAATAATTCTATCTCATTAGTTTTTGTTGATTTGTCTTAGCCTAGAAATTTCAATAATCTTCGGTTCATGCCTAAGTCTCTTCTCTAACTTAGTTTGAGTGTAGAATTTGGCTAGGTATTCAAACTTGGAAACATGGATATTCACTGAAATACTTCCTTACTCCAGCTTAAGGAATTCAGTTTTTTTTGCAAACTTTGTACTATTGGACAAATATTTCTCCAAAaatctcattttgaaattctcccaaTCCACCACCTCATATTTGGCTTCCATCATTCGTTGTTCCCAACCACCAAAACTCTACTTCACCAGACAACAAATAGGTTACAAACACTGACTTCTTATCTTTATGATATGAGGTTATCTTGGAAATCATCTCAACCTCTATGATCCACTTATAAACTTGTTCCGGAGTGGAATTGTAACTAAACTTTGAAGGATTGTTGTACCTTACAAACTCAATTAGTACAAACTATTTATGTGGATGACTGAAAGAAGGAGTTATTGTAGTCATTCTAGTTGTCTCCCACTATTGCATGGATGCCCGATGATTATGAGTCATTGCCATGTTTTGTTGTTGAATGACATTAGCcattattgttggagatcccacattgactagagattagagcctttcattgtatataagtgggtgcaaacctcaaactcatgagccggttttatggggttgagttaggcttaaagtccacttcataatatggtatcagagccatttcgagcctatcctagcgagtgtttgtgttgggcctatcgtgccacccgctatcgggccgctatcggaccacccaaaatatatagtcccacgcacgagttggcagtctcggcgtgaggggggtgtgttggagatcccacattgactagagattagagcctttcattgtatataagtgggtgcaaacctcaacctcatgagccggttttatggggttgagttaggcttaaagtccacttcataatatggtatcagagccatttcgagcctatcctagcaagtatttgtgttgggcctatcgtgccacccgctatcgggctgctatcggaccacccaaaatatatagtcccacgcacggggtgttggagatcccacattgactagagattagagcctttcattgtatataagtgggtgcaaacctcaacctcatgagccggttttatggggttgagttaggcttaaagtccacttcgtaataattATCGTAGGGTAGGAGATATAAGAGTCATTTTATAAGAGATAAGAGAAATGTTTAGAAACTATCTAAAAATTCTCAAGAAACTACATGAACTTGTTAACTACACAACACACAACCTCctcttatataaaaaatgtaacatCCTCTCTGTTAAAGTTATATTAACTAATACACATACATAACTCATCACACAGAGACACATACACATGCACACATGTACTTGTTGTGTAGACATCAACTTTAACTCTTTGGAGTATGAAAACACTACTTTTTGCTAACCACAATCTATAAGAATGTTATTGGCTTATAGCCAATCCATCTCCAAGGTCACATCCAACTCTTGTGGAggtaaacaaattaaatttatttaaaatgtgtaTCCCTTTATCAAAACAGGACACTCTAAGTAGACAAAAGAAGTTGACACCTTCCCATATACTTGTGTTGAAACCAGAAGCTCAAATTGTAACTCTTCATTGACATACCTATTTCATCAATACACACACTTGACAAAAAATAGTGTGTCaattgttgaacaaggtgtTTTGGTGGTTTTCAAATCTGGACTGAAGACTTGAAGGATCTACTGTGTGTAGTTAgatagattttgaattgttaattTACACCTAGTTATGATCCAAAATCATGTGATTctaaatctcttttgaaagttttgttctctaaaatatgtgttaattttagttagttgttttgtgttttaaaTCAATTGAAAAAGTTTATGTTCAAAGTCTGGTGACTACAACAAGTTTTTCAACCAGTTGATTTATtgtaacaaccgattgaattacACTTAGAGGTTATTTGGAATGAGGGATGACatagtggatttgtgaggatgatttattgaaatttggaatgatgtgatagttaggagaaaatttagaaattatttaaaaaatgtaaaatgtaagtttacaaatttacccttgttattaaaagatattttaataatgagTTATGGTATATTTTGTTGTGTATGtttaagttaattatttttttctaatatataatattaataattactcttattttacaataaaaaataattttatattaaattcaaacaaatttattaaatatattaaaatttatgaaaataatatttattattatatacattttttattttatataactatatttttttttctatattataattttattttattattcttattatttataattatatgtttttattaatagtataagtaaatatttttgaaattattaaataaatttatctaacTTTGTATATTGaatattgtatatatataattatattaataattataatagtaataaaataattaatattattaatattttaaaggtATTAACGTAAAATACTATTATCCTACGTGGACATTCCGTCTAATCTTTGCATATGTGAGAGGAAAGAAAAATGCATCTAACCCCACCTTCAAACATGCTGATTCAAACACAACATTAGTGTTTttaaaaggatttaaaaattgatttgttttcttttgtcttttctgtaaataaaaaatagtcggttatttcaataatttgaactggataTTTTATGTGCAATCTTTactagaaaaagaaattaatgagTTTGTTTTGAAAACCAATCAAGTGCTTTTAAcataattatgttatgtttttcaaactatttttaaatgctTTTAAGTGATTTCAATTAATGATCAAATAGTCTTAACCACTTTTTAAAGTCTATATAATAGCTTGTTAATGATCATTTCAAAAAAACAAGAAGAgagttttaataaaaatgttttcaagaGAGATCAAAGagcttttaatatttttttgagtCTTGGATCATTGTTTTTGTGTGAAGTAGGAATATTACAAATGTCCAATATTGCAACCTCAAGTTAATTAAGATAACATTGTTACAATGTTCCTACCTCTAGTTCATTGAGATAACATCCCTAGGATACCGCATCCAAAGTATTGTTCATTTTGAAGCTTAGAACTTCATCATGATTTTGTTCTTAAAGACACCtctattacgaagtggactttaagcctaactcaaccccataaaaccggctcaatggggtgaggtttgcacccacttatatacgaTGAAatcatatgaaaaatataaCCGATTCTTTCCTTTGTTTGGGCTCCTGGCCCGCCGGAAGTTTCGTGTTTAATACCGATATTTTAGCAACAACTCCAATAAATCTTAGTGTAGTGTTAGGTGTACTGGTTTTTTTTGGAAAGGGAGTGTATGAAAGGCtttcatctctagtcgatgtgggatctccaacacaccccctcacgccgagagtgatagatagaagctcgtgcgtgggactatatattttgggtggtccgatagcgacCCGATAGCGgatggcacgataggcccaacaaatactcgctaagataggctcgaaatggctctgataccatgttacgaaAGAGTggacttaaatgaagaccagtactgttgcgagcaatttccagtcccaaaaagtaagtgagattacctaaattttttattattgacatcaagttgttttaaaatccaatttttggtaatctaagaaatcaagtccttcaagttgggtaaaccctttggcaacaactctatctttgtggcgctcaacagtgccatcagaatggtatttaattttatatagtCAATAGAGAATGTATTTAAAGTGTTATGGACCTCGACTCCTAAACAATGTGAGACTATTGACGGTatagaataaatataaaaaatttattttaaaaaaaaacaatcaatttttttttaatttatgattttttttctagtttttaaCCACGTAACAATCTCTGAAATGGTATAAACTTTTGAATCCAAACAATTGTTCCCTTTACCTGTCTTAATCTCACAATTTATGTTATTATAACTGCCCTACATTCAATCCTACCGTTCATCAATGGCTTTCTATTATAATCCATATTTATTGTTCTGATTTATAAAGGTACTGATTAACACATGTAAGATACATATCTTCAAATAAACTGAGTTAGATCTCTTAACATGTATTTTTCTAATGCTGTAAAGCAACTTATATAACATTTACTTTTCTGTAATATTGTCATCAGTGAAGATAAATATaagtatattattattttttatgaaccGTCATTATTTGAAAGTGAAGGATTAACATAAGAAGCAGTGATgataagaaagaagaaagaaatcaaaagaagaagaatctTGGGCAATAGCTATAAGTAGAAGGTAACACGTGTTGATCATTGGGAAGTTATAAGCTAACAATGAAACAAGTGTCGTGCATGCTGCATTCGCGTGGCATGGAGCAGTGCATGGCTTCTTCCACCAAATTAGGATCATAAACTCATCAACGCGACATCCTTTTGCTTCGTCTCTTTCATCGCCTACGGCAGCGCTTCATCATTTTGAACCAAAACTTCtacttctttctcttcttctatCTTCTTACAccattttctcttttctttgccCCCTTTAACTTCTCCCCTCTTCTTCACCACCATTCTAGTAAGTGCCTATCACTTGCCTAATATATCACCTTCTCTCTTATGTAAACAATTAATGACCACCCAACTTATACAGTTTAATGTGTTAGTTTTACTTCTGTAATAAGTATTTGCATTATAGAAGTACCTTAAGAACAATAGATAAGGTTAATTGTTGTTCTTATTGTTATGATCATTGTCAGGGATGTGATGTTGTGAGTGAGACATGTTTATGTAACATCTTTGTTTAATGTTGTTTCGATAGGAAGTGAATAAACAAGAAGAAGATGTCGGGTGTGTCTCTAGCAATGTCTCGTCCACCAGCATCAATGGGAGAACAGAAGGTGCCTTCAGCAGGCACAAAATCTAAACGACAATCAGAAGAGGCAGGACTTGGTAGCATGATGGGTTCACTACGCATGATAGAGCTTCAGCTTGTGGCCTTCATTTTGGTGTTCTCAGCAAGTGGCCTTGTCCCAGTCCTTGACTTGGCTTTCCCTGTACTTGCCTCTTCTTACATTTTGGCACTCTCACGTTTTGCCTTTCCATCAAATTCGTCATCATCAGGTCCATCTGGGTCGGGGACTGAGATCTTCAAAGGGAGCAGAATGTTCCGAATGTATGTGGTTTTGGGAACCACTACGGGGTTGTTCTTGCCACTGGCTTATGTGCTTGGAGGGTTTGCAAGAGGGGATGAACATGCTGTGCGTTCGGCCACACCGCACTTGTTCTTGTTAGCCTTCCAAATATTGACTGAGAACATCATTAGTGGGTTGTCTTTGTTTTCACCACCTGTGAGGGCCATGGTGCCCGTGATCTACACAGTCCGGAGGATCTTTGTGGATATTGATTGGATTAATGATGTCTGGCTCAACAAGACTTTGCCTATCAATGCCAACTTTCAGGTATTTTTCTTGCATCAAATTAAGATAATTGGCCTTCTAACTTGGCTAGATTTTGAAACATGAAGGAAATAGTTAAAAtcataatgaaatgaaatatgAGTTTAATCAGAAACGGTCTTTGAGATGACTTTAAAGGTGTTCATTGCCAAAAGTCATCAAACTTCCTATGCATCTGGTGATTTATGATTGATTTTTTAGACTGGTAGTGCATTTtgattaaatttgtaaaatatatgCACAATATTTCATTTTTGTGTAGAGATTAAAACATAACCATGAGCATTAAAATTAATGCTCATATAGAGATTAGCACTTGAAATGAGGGCAATAGTTAAACTTTTATTTGCTATCAGACTCACCTCAATTATCTTTATCCAAATTGAAAAGTTGTGTATAAGAGCGGGTTCCTTTTCAAGTTCTTCATTTTTCAGAATTGAGACAGATAGTTACTTCAAACCACTTGACTGACCCATACAGTGccagtttttaaaaaattaactgaACCACTTTCTAAAACCAGTCCAATTGGGataatacataataaaaaagtGTTGCTCCTTTTGGGTGGTGATTTGGTTTCTATGATTCATTTTTTCATAATGTTATATCATTGCTACTAGAACTTATGTCTCGTGTCATGTATATATGTAAATATGTGTGTGTGAAATGAATGACTTTGGAGTGTTGTAATGCATGCAGGACTTGGCATGGGATTGGTTCGGGAAGTTTCTGGCAGTGGCCAATCTGGCTTATTTCTCCATCAATCTATTCACGTTCTTGATTCCTTGCTTCCTTCCAAGAGCTTTTGAGAGGTATTTCCAAGATAAGGGAGAGATCTTCTCTAAGTCAGCAGAGGACAAGCGATCTGTGGTTCTCAACAAATCCCAATTACCGGAAAAGAAGACAGATTAAGAGCTAGCTATACCCAATTTCACTTCACTTGCAATTTTCAACACTTCAGCATATTTTGTTTCTTAGAAAATGGTTATGACTGTTATTTTGTTCCTACGTTAGATTAAGAAATTATGTGGtcttttgataaattttatgTATCATACATGTTGATCCTAGTTTGGAGATTTTCTTGACTCTTCTCCCCTTTTGTTCAATAATAACAATAGCCAtcttaaaatatcaattttgaATGACATCTATCTTTCTGTGATACACATTAGAGTCATGGAAAAGACGCATATAATACTTGTTTTTGTTGGCTGAAATACAACAAATTCTAGGCAGAAAAGAGCACAACTATCCTGTGTGTTGGTTAGAAAAATGGAAGTCTATAGGCTCAAAAGAGTGAGTCCTTGATTACTTAGTTTACTTGGCTGTTAAGGAATACCAGAGATGAATCCTTTGCCCACAAAGCAGCTCTTAGTTCTTTTCTTCTGTTATTTGTTTACGGATATTTAGTGTCAGTGCGCTTGTTCGTACCAAACCTCCAAGTAATCCATATGTTTACATGAACTTccacctaattttttttaagagtaaaaacaataaatcaatcaatttttttataagtataaaaattagtttatacaaaaattaaaaataatgaaataaaaaggcTATGAAATCTTATCTACAGTATACATTTGGTTCTACTGTCATGTCAAATATTGTTGGAATGCACTAACTACAGGTAGGATTAACTGTACTTTGATATCTAAACTATACATTTGAAATCTGAGCCAAGAAGCCAAAAAGAGCTACTTGAGAACAATCTCAcgaagaaaaatacaaaaataattttcaattatcAATATCtcaagtattaaaaaaattcttagttAAGGTAATTAtccaacaaaaattataaaatttctcCATTTGTACaatcttgtatttttttatgtaagaaaaaaaaataaaaggttaACTCCGAATTGAAATGGTTTCAGTGATGAAGAGTGATAAAGAGAGAATGTACTGGTCTTTAACTTGGCAAGCTAATCACTGTCAGCACAAGAGTTGTCTTCACCGTAAGTATGAGATGGGAAAAGTTGGTAGTTTGAGCTGAGGGAAGAACGAATTTCGGAGATCAACACGGGTGGATAGAGAATGTCAGGAATGCAGTTTGTGGTTGAGAAGATCAAGACAAACAATTCTTTTATAGGTTGGTTAAGTATTCCCACGTGCTATAAAACCATGTTATCTACTATCCCACATCATCACAGATTATGCCTCCAAACCCTGCCTAGGGTAACCTACTAGAATATCCTTTCTTTAATGAgacttggccaaggagatgggtaaATGATAGGAACTGTGCCTCAAAATGGGACAAGACATCTTGAAAGATAGAAAGTAGAACTTGGAGTACTAGTTCGTGGAGTGTGATGTGTGCATTTTTTGTTATAAGGAATGGTGTTACGTATCAGTGAACCCTGCACAGTCTCGGATTTATGCACATACTACTAACGCATCCAAGAGGAATGCgttttattcattaaaatagACAATTCACTATTCATAAACGGTTACTTTCATTTTGCATTTATCACCAACTTTTCCCAAAACAAACAGATCATTCCAGATGACACAAATTTATCGTTATCAAAATAACTCCTGCAGACAACAATGGAATGGCAACTTCCAAATGTTAATCTTTCGAGTTATCAAGTCCTACATTAAATAAGCCGCTCAAACTGAGTTGGTGCATATACATTCGTCAACTAGAGCTTTTCTTTCACCTTGCCCCCACTTTGCTATTAAACTTCATATCAACTCAACTACAGAAACAAAATCTCGTTTTGCACTATCCGTAGCATTGAACATTAAATCTCCCCCTCAAACCATAAATGTTATAGACCAGTCTTCTGCAACACGGACATAAGGTTTGCGCACAGTCACAACAGCTGGTGCGCGTGCCCTTAGAAACCAGAGGGGGCCAAGTTCAATATCGATCTTTTGATTTGATGGTTCAATGAGTGCATTTTTTGAGCCAGGAGCTTGTCCCAGCAGGATAATCCTCTCGATGAAAGCATCTGATGGATAACGCCTATTGCTACCTGAAGCAGGTGCCAGGTCTATAGAAGTAAGTTTCCCATTCGAGAAAATAAAACGTCTATGGATATAGGCCCCTTGCAGAAAATTAAAGCTGCTGCCATCATCAATGTAGAGTTCACCTTCAGCTTCTTGGGAACTATTCAGAGCTATAACCTGTCAATAAAAAAGTCATAAAAATTATCAAGTAAATTACTTGTCTACTTTCGATTACTGCCCATAGTTATCCTGACAGCCACAGCATTTCCTAACTTACTGTCTCAACCTCATGTCCGCCATTTTTTTGGTTAGAATGAAAACAAACAAGCAATCAAGATACTCAAATAAGTCCAGATCCACAAGCATTTGATACACATATTAGTGGACAAATGAGATTCAGATctttttttggattttatttATACACAACCAGACATGCAAGTACTCTTCCAAATGCATAAAGTCATTCAGATTTTTTATGGCGTTATACACATCCTCATATAGaataaaatacacaaaaacacaAGTGCACACGTACCCATTCAACATCGTTATTCAAATCACAGATAAGTGGgcaaaatgaatattaaaatgCATTATATTTGCTTAAGATGTGCCTCAATGTTCAAAGATGGCCAAGTAGATGGCCTGATGCCAAGTAGCATGAGGGCCTGACTAGCATTAGGGGTGTCAAAGTGAGTCAACCTGGCTTACACATTTTGGCTCACCACGAAATGAGTTGAAAATAAG harbors:
- the LOC137822906 gene encoding uncharacterized protein; the encoded protein is MSGVSLAMSRPPASMGEQKVPSAGTKSKRQSEEAGLGSMMGSLRMIELQLVAFILVFSASGLVPVLDLAFPVLASSYILALSRFAFPSNSSSSGPSGSGTEIFKGSRMFRMYVVLGTTTGLFLPLAYVLGGFARGDEHAVRSATPHLFLLAFQILTENIISGLSLFSPPVRAMVPVIYTVRRIFVDIDWINDVWLNKTLPINANFQDLAWDWFGKFLAVANLAYFSINLFTFLIPCFLPRAFERYFQDKGEIFSKSAEDKRSVVLNKSQLPEKKTD
- the LOC137822611 gene encoding uncharacterized protein encodes the protein MASTKVQRVMTQPINLIFRFLQSKARIQIWLFEQKDLKIEGRIIGFDEYMNLVLDDAEEVNIKKKSRKTLGRILLKGDNITLMMSTGK